Genomic segment of Chitinophaga varians:
TGCACGCTTTCCGTATAAAGTAGGGCTGCACCAGAGCTGCCACGGTCAGCGCGGCCTCGGGCTGGCGCAGATGAGCGAGCTGGTGGCGGCGCCTTTCTCCAAACCGGAGCAACTGCTTCGGATGGTGGCAGGCCTTGAGCTGGTAGACCTCGACCGCAAAGACGAGTGCTGCGGGTTTGGCGGCACCTTCTGTGTAACAGAAGAGGCCGTTTCCGTGAAAATGGGCAAAGACCGTGTAGCCGATCACGTTAAACACGGCGTGGAAATCATCACTGGTACGGATGTCAGTTGCCTGATGCACCTGGAAGGTATCCTCCGCCGCCAGCACCAGCAGGTGAAAGTGATGCATATTGCTGAAATCCTTAATCAACAGATCCATGAACAGGCCAACCACTGATCACGCCACGCTGGCGGACAAGTTCAACGAAAATGAGCCCAGGGTGAACTGGCACGATGAAACCCTCTGGTGGGTACGTGCCAAACGTGACCGCCAGGCATGGAGCATTCCTGAATGGGAACTACTGCGGGAAACCGCTTCACAGATAAAATTAAACGTGCTGGGTAACCTGCATGACTATCTGACACAGTTTGAGCAGCAGGCGCTACAGAATGGCGCCATTGTCCACTGGGCCGCTGACGCTGCGGAACATAACCGCATTGTGACGGAAATCCTGCAAAGGCATGGCGTAAAACGAATGGTGAAGAGCAAGTCCATGTTAACGGAAGAATGTCACCTGAACCCACACCTGGAAGCCCATGGCATCGACGTGATTGATACCGACCTCGGTGAACGGATCGTACAGCTGGCGAAAGAACCGCCCAGCCATATCGTGTTGCCCTGTATCCATAAAAAGAAAGAAGAGATAGGAGAGCTGTTCCATGAGCACCTGGGCACACCGGCCGGCAATGCTGACCCGCAGTTTCTGACGGCGGCGGCAAGGCTGCATCTGCGCAAAGAATTCCTGCAATCCAAAGCCGCCATCACCGGCGTTAATTTCGCGGTGGCGGAAACCGGTGAGATGGTGGTATGTACCAATGAAGGCAATGCAGATATGGGCGCTCACCTCGCCGATGTGCATATTGCCTGCATGGGCATTGAAAAAATCATCCCCGAGCGGAAACACCTGGGCGTGTTCCTGCGGCTGCTGGCACGCAGCGCTACCGGTCAACCTATCACCACCTATTCCAGCCACTTCAGAAAA
This window contains:
- a CDS encoding (Fe-S)-binding protein; the encoded protein is MTIKIATTVKVGLFIPCYIDQFYPQVGIATLQLLQKLGCEVEYPQGQTCCGQPMANSGYEHLTHQCNSLFVRNFAAYDYIVGPSGSCVLHIKEHLHDPAHEPAAAGIRERIYELTAFLTDILKVTALPARFPYKVGLHQSCHGQRGLGLAQMSELVAAPFSKPEQLLRMVAGLELVDLDRKDECCGFGGTFCVTEEAVSVKMGKDRVADHVKHGVEIITGTDVSCLMHLEGILRRQHQQVKVMHIAEILNQQIHEQANH
- a CDS encoding lactate utilization protein B, which translates into the protein MNRPTTDHATLADKFNENEPRVNWHDETLWWVRAKRDRQAWSIPEWELLRETASQIKLNVLGNLHDYLTQFEQQALQNGAIVHWAADAAEHNRIVTEILQRHGVKRMVKSKSMLTEECHLNPHLEAHGIDVIDTDLGERIVQLAKEPPSHIVLPCIHKKKEEIGELFHEHLGTPAGNADPQFLTAAARLHLRKEFLQSKAAITGVNFAVAETGEMVVCTNEGNADMGAHLADVHIACMGIEKIIPERKHLGVFLRLLARSATGQPITTYSSHFRKPAPGKELHIVIVDNGRSRQLGREDFRNSLKCIRCGACMNTCPVYRRSGGHSYHTAVAGPIGSILAPNLDMKDYADLPFASTLCGSCSNVCPVKIDIHQQLYKWRQVLVKEGHTSAAKTAGMKMMNAVLSKPGNYKKAGKMGRWVLRAFPGMVNNRFNPWYKQREMPAPPAQSFSEWYAQQSSTKK